The proteins below come from a single Bacteroidales bacterium WCE2004 genomic window:
- a CDS encoding toxin ParE1/3/4 (manually curated) codes for MAKIRLSRKAIADLDGIWDYTVETWSEDQAVVYYRQIHTSILGLNRLPAFLEKKYEIIKPGLMGHKVGHHIIFYRKHRDGSIWVVRILHERMDYQRHLKATYGP; via the coding sequence ATGGCTAAGATCAGACTGTCCAGAAAAGCCATCGCCGATTTGGATGGCATCTGGGATTACACCGTTGAAACCTGGTCTGAAGATCAGGCTGTCGTCTACTATCGGCAAATCCACACCTCCATTCTGGGTTTGAACCGCCTGCCTGCTTTTCTTGAAAAGAAGTATGAAATCATTAAACCCGGTCTTATGGGACATAAGGTCGGCCATCACATCATCTTCTATAGGAAACACCGTGACGGTTCCATCTGGGTTGTCCGCATCCTTCATGAAAGAATGGATTACCAGCGGCATCTGAAAGCCACATACGGACCATAA
- a CDS encoding LytTr DNA-binding domain-containing protein: MKKILLIAAYWIVSIFVMATVLSSLGYRFSEALFLGTLFLPGALAAKFFLRKVNPGDRKSGIKDTVFIVLGILVGEIFLFMLAHRYIMDLRAGHPVPYLMLPDIPPILTNPIFIAVILTVLAVGSHFFEAWLDRRYPGQSGPIKFTSERKPVSLPLDEILYVESNDDVTTVVATQGRRFKNYTPISQWESNLSPRFIRIHRAYLVNRTAVTGVDVDLLYVGDIQLPISRKYKDTVTAQF, encoded by the coding sequence ATGAAAAAGATACTGCTCATAGCCGCCTACTGGATTGTCTCCATCTTTGTGATGGCGACCGTCCTCAGCAGCCTGGGATACCGCTTCTCCGAAGCGCTCTTCCTCGGGACCCTGTTCCTCCCCGGCGCCCTGGCGGCCAAGTTCTTTCTCCGGAAGGTAAACCCCGGGGACAGGAAATCCGGGATCAAGGACACCGTCTTCATCGTGCTGGGGATCCTGGTCGGGGAGATCTTCCTGTTCATGCTCGCCCACCGCTACATCATGGACCTCCGCGCCGGCCATCCCGTGCCGTACCTCATGCTGCCGGACATCCCGCCCATCCTCACCAACCCCATCTTCATCGCAGTCATCCTGACCGTGCTGGCCGTGGGGAGCCATTTCTTCGAGGCCTGGCTGGACAGGCGGTATCCCGGGCAGTCGGGCCCCATCAAGTTCACGTCGGAGCGCAAGCCGGTCTCCCTGCCGCTCGACGAGATCCTCTACGTGGAATCCAACGACGACGTCACGACCGTCGTCGCGACGCAGGGGCGGCGTTTCAAGAACTACACCCCCATCTCCCAGTGGGAAAGCAACCTCAGCCCCCGTTTCATCCGGATCCACCGCGCCTATCTGGTCAACCGGACCGCCGTCACCGGCGTCGACGTGGACCTGCTGTATGTCGGCGACATCCAATTGCCCATCTCCCGAAAATACAAAGACACCGTCACCGCCCAGTTCTGA
- a CDS encoding 8-oxo-dGTP diphosphatase has product MYTYKYPHPAVTTDCVIFGYDVREGLSVLLVQRGIDPYKGRWAFPGGFLQMDEDADTGARRELKEETGFEAASIRQFGTFTAVDRDPRERVITIAYMALVRKGGVQGGDDAADARWFPVSDVPALAFDHDRILRIALDRLKEEIHFHPVGFELLPEVFTLPQLQALYEAILGVRFDRRNFAAKMLKLGILTPTGDRPADAARRIPQTYRFNPQKYEELKQSGFRLEF; this is encoded by the coding sequence ATGTATACCTATAAATACCCCCACCCCGCCGTCACGACGGACTGCGTCATCTTCGGCTATGATGTCCGCGAAGGACTGTCCGTCCTGCTGGTCCAGCGCGGCATCGACCCGTACAAGGGCCGCTGGGCGTTCCCCGGCGGCTTCCTGCAGATGGACGAGGACGCCGACACCGGCGCCCGGCGCGAGCTGAAGGAGGAGACCGGCTTCGAAGCCGCGTCCATCCGCCAGTTCGGCACCTTCACCGCCGTGGACCGCGATCCGCGCGAGCGGGTCATCACCATCGCCTACATGGCGCTGGTGCGCAAAGGGGGCGTCCAGGGCGGCGACGACGCGGCCGACGCGCGCTGGTTCCCGGTGTCCGACGTCCCGGCGCTGGCCTTCGACCACGACCGCATCCTGCGCATCGCGCTGGACCGGCTCAAGGAGGAGATCCATTTCCACCCCGTGGGCTTCGAACTCCTGCCGGAGGTCTTCACGCTCCCGCAACTGCAGGCCCTCTACGAGGCCATCCTCGGCGTGCGCTTCGACCGCCGCAACTTCGCGGCCAAGATGCTCAAACTCGGCATTCTGACGCCGACAGGCGACCGTCCGGCCGACGCGGCGCGGCGCATCCCGCAGACGTATCGGTTCAATCCGCAAAAATACGAGGAGCTGAAGCAGAGCGGCTTCCGGCTTGAATTCTAG
- a CDS encoding TIR domain-containing protein → MAKVFISYAKKDYIAADGSVVPGNCVDAILTAFQREGISYWLDREQLAGGDTYAARISRNIKECDVFLFLSTEAANASEWTLREISAAVQMGKRILPVRLDASPYDDAVSLYLSSVQYVDWVELGQKAALERIVALVKHPAFDTTTGIEFGKFPRLTTFVLYAALVVLTGIYALLTYLFLWSKTLQTSEVIGGLVGFVGETTLLMSVYYLLRMLRKRRCVFLLPALLVGLLLCAAFIMNRIDLFVCAGLLFLGWLVIFLSCRVKTPARKSFFQQMSREQTLLKLNDPENLILVYLAVKCAIVVVGHWFEGFMNLARFLETFRY, encoded by the coding sequence ATGGCCAAGGTATTCATCAGCTACGCCAAGAAGGACTACATCGCCGCCGACGGCAGCGTGGTCCCGGGCAACTGCGTGGATGCCATCCTGACCGCTTTCCAGCGGGAAGGAATCTCCTATTGGCTCGACCGGGAGCAGCTCGCCGGCGGCGACACCTACGCCGCGCGCATCAGCCGCAACATCAAGGAATGCGACGTCTTCCTGTTCCTGTCCACCGAAGCGGCCAACGCCTCGGAGTGGACGCTCCGGGAGATCAGCGCGGCCGTGCAGATGGGCAAGCGCATCCTTCCGGTGCGCCTGGACGCTTCTCCGTACGACGACGCCGTGAGCCTGTATCTCTCTTCAGTGCAATATGTCGACTGGGTGGAACTGGGGCAGAAAGCCGCCCTGGAGCGCATCGTGGCCCTGGTCAAGCATCCGGCTTTCGACACGACCACGGGCATCGAGTTCGGCAAGTTCCCGCGCCTGACGACCTTCGTCCTCTATGCGGCGCTCGTCGTCCTGACCGGCATCTATGCCCTGCTGACCTATCTGTTCCTCTGGTCCAAGACCCTGCAGACCAGCGAGGTCATCGGCGGGTTGGTCGGGTTTGTCGGGGAGACCACGCTGCTGATGTCCGTCTATTATCTCCTGCGGATGCTGCGCAAGCGGCGCTGCGTCTTCCTGTTGCCGGCGCTGCTCGTCGGCCTGCTGCTCTGCGCCGCCTTCATCATGAACCGGATCGACCTGTTCGTCTGCGCCGGGCTGCTGTTCCTGGGCTGGCTCGTCATCTTCCTGAGCTGCCGGGTCAAGACCCCGGCCCGGAAGAGTTTCTTCCAGCAGATGAGCCGGGAGCAGACGCTCCTCAAGCTCAATGACCCCGAGAACCTCATCCTGGTCTATCTGGCCGTCAAGTGCGCCATCGTGGTGGTCGGCCACTGGTTCGAGGGATTCATGAACCTGGCCCGTTTCCTGGAGACTTTCCGCTACTAG